tttttaattttgagccAGCCGCCATAgtacttctttttttgtgcTAGCCGCTATATCCTTGTCTAGTTTTTTGAGCCAGCCGCCAAAGCGATCCCCAATAGCCTCTGGAGCCTGACTTTGATGaggaaaaaagtgaaaaagaggAGATGGGAGCTATAGATGAAGGGTTGAAAGGAGGAGCAGTcgttttcttttggaaaatagCAGCTGAAATGACTTCAGTTCTTAACTTTTTGTTCTTAGGATTGGAGGAAAGAGGATCACCAAAAAGAGGGTTGTTGTATGGTTGAGGGGACTTTCCAACTGTAAAAGAAGATAGTcgaatttttctctttcttcattaaaAGTGTCTCTTCAACTTCCTCTTTCTTGTTCCTTGCAAAACTAAAGTTCTTATTCACTCTCCTTCTTAAGTGTGGCTCTTCGAATCCAATTGAGTTCACTCTACTTTCCTTGGAgtccaaatttgaaaacattgtcGCTTTAAGGGGGGTAAACGCAGTCGATGAGGCTAAAATCTGACGAGCTCCCTGTTTCAAAGCTTCAAAGGAATCCTTGCATATGAAGGAATTTTTCGGATTGATCTTAAGTATTCCACCCCTTATGGGAAGAATGAATCATCAACAACTCCTTCATCTTTTAAAGTCTGATGTAATCTCTGCAAGTTAAATGGGTTTGAAAAGTCCTCAAATGATAAATGACCCTTGGTGGGGGCTGGAGTGTGGTTAGGGACAAAAGGAAGGAAGAGAGGAGAGTGGAGGGAAGAGAGAGTCGTAATTGATGGCTGCATGTGATATATTAACCCTGACCTTATCTTAGAAAAGCAGATGCTCTCTTTTGTCTCTCAATTTCTTCTATGTAAATGCGACCCTCTTTTCAGAATAAACTAATCATCTAATCTTCTTCCACCACTTCATCATCTTGATCAGAAAAGAGGTCTGTACTTCACCTTCTTTTTGTGTCTAGATTTATTAAATGGCTGGAAAGAGTTTCCGTAGTCCAGTGGTTAGGACATTGGACACTGAATCCAgtatatttctattaaatgacggtaaaaatgaagaagaaaacgatCAGGTGCtgttttgataattttcttgTTACCTTATTCATTATAACATTTGTAAATGTTCCTGTCTTCTGCTCTGGAATTTACTGAGATAGATGATCGTTCAAACACCCCATTTCTTCTATATCCTCATCCCTTTTCTCTTGATGCTCAAATTTCAGTTGTTGTTGATTGGAGGTCGAATTGATAAAGCACTtgatgaaatggaaaaattcTGTCTTGATTCAAATGCAGCACTTCCCTTCAGGTACTAAAATCTGCTCAAAGCCCTTGGTTCTCTATTTTGCATTTACTagctttttttgaaaaacggAAACCAGactttttcattgaatttttgaagatagatttaattcttttgattctttttggactgtggTTCAACACACAGCTtcttggtggagtacgaattacaccaaacacttttgtaattatagcctttctatgattttcaacaattggaaggctaTCATTTCTTAGTTCCCTAGCTTCTTCCGGGGAGGGCCCTCTTGTCCCTCTCGCCCTTAGGCtgttctgttttgttatatgaatatacttgtctcttatcaaaaaaaatgaaatgagtgTAATGCTTAAAGTACAATGAagtgaacaaagaaaaaatgaaaaatacaatggAAATCTCGcaacaacaagaacaaaataaaaagacgaAGTGACCAATCCTTGAATACAAATGAGGCTTAAAATGAATGGCAAACATCcaatgaacaaaaaatttccaaaCTAGCAGCCTTCTGGCAGAGTACAGAGCTTGAAACTTGAGTGCCAGGAGCTTTGTAAGCAGAAAAACATGAGAATGAACTCATAACACGTTTTACatttagtagtttttttttaaaacgaagacaaaacttctttattaatgaaaactctaagtacaagagaattatacaaagagagaaataaagaagaaatagaaaggggacatctcaactaggttgataTCCCGAGAAAGTAAATATCAAAGCGAAACAAAACCAGCAGAGGAGCAACCTAAAAACAAACAGCCTATTACAAGGGTccagaaagaaatagaaaattcagaaaaaacccccccaaaaaaaaaagaaacaattacaatctcaaataaaattaaacaaggaCAAGACTTCAAAGCTTCAAAACTTCGGACAGAGAGAACTGCAATGCAGAGAAAATGAACCAGCAACGGTTAGGCTCGATTAAGAAAGGCATTCGAGTTGAGGTAAATATCttgaatagaaaaattagCGGATTCCTTTTTTAACGAACACCAAGCTGCAGCACTAAGATCTACTGCACACATAATTTCTGCTCTTTGACTTTGCTTTATCGTGGAAGAAATGTTGATTTCGCATTCCGTTTCTGCCAATAACCCCTTTGGACTCTTTTCGGAATAACACTGTTTTGCATTTAGTAgttgaaattgaatatttaagaaatcaaatgcAAATTGTTCGAGAACTTAGATAAGGAACACCAAGTGGAAACCTTAAGTCTTGCTACTTCAAAACTTTCTGTCCATTGAAGATGTTCAATTTTGGAAActctttgatttctttcaaaccaaatttcaggTAGTAATGCTTTGACCACATTTAACCATAATATTTTGAGACATAGACTTCAAAGATGCTCCATATTGTACTTGAATGACATCATCTTTGAAGGAATTGCCAAATACTCATAGAAGATGGAAAGTTGACAAAATCactaaagaaaatttagagatCCGTTGATTCATTCTTCTagcaataaaaagaataatggcATTCAAAGAAGAGATGCTGAAGGTCTTTACTTGCCACCATATATAACGGACAACGCAAATAGATGGAGAAATATAATGCAATCACAATTTGCTTCGCAGCACTGAAGAACAATTTAGAGATTCATTGGGCATGATCCAAATAGGAACGTTAATTCTTTTTGGAGTATTCGACTTCCACAAAGCTTTAAACCTCTTTTTTTTGAAAGGGAAACAAATCTCTTTTAGTAATAATTATGAgacaaaaactcaaattacAAGAGAAATTATTTAGTGAGCAAAAGAACCTAGGGATCAATAGGTGCACTCGGACATCTCAATTAAGTTGACACCCTATAGCTCCATCATATTCGCACAAACTAGGAAATACTTGAAACCTGAGACCAAACGAGCGGCCTTTACAACTGACATGCCTATGTTATTTCAAAGGGAAGTcagagaaatttttttcaagatttgatAGGccttaaagaaaagaagaaattagagaaaacAACTTTCAATGATAGCATCCCACTTCTCCCAATTCTTGCAGAGAACCAGAAAAACAAAGAGTAAAAGGATAACCCACCCCTGGAAAACATTCAGCTATTATGAGACCATCTCTGGGTTCCTTCTTCTAACAAACAATATTGTGGGCCCACAAATCATGTAAACTCTCCTCCTGCaccctttccttttcttttcacacGCTTACAGGTCTACACCCTTGTGATTCGGGGCCTATCaagtttgtttttgtcatcAATTTTACCTTCCTATCGTTACATTTCCTTTGTTATATGGGAGTTCAAAttgtaaattcataaaatgTCTTATTGAATTCATTATCATAAGGTATCCCTTTGGCATGCAAGTTTCTTTGCTATCATGTTGAATTTATAGTATGTAGGAGGAGGGAGGAGGTCAGAGCTTGTTGCATGTGACCACCATTTTTGGCTATTTATTCATCCAATcttttaatgtaaatttgtaGTCACCCTTTGTGTTTAATTATCAGGAGTTGGGGCTTGTGTCCTTATTTTCTGCTGCCCCCATGTTGACTCATTTGTCCGAATGAAAGTTggtttctttattaaaattaaacacataAAGAAGCATGAACGGAGCATACTTTCATCACATCACTTGTATTTGTGACTTTTTGTTGATCTTGTATTGAAAATAAGAGCCTAGTATAagggttttttattttcgctTCTTGGATATGATGAAGGCGCTAAGGGGGTATCAACTTAGTTGAGATGCCCGAGTGCGCCTGCTGATCCTCccttcccttttctctttgtATAACCCTtatgtacattgagcttttGTCTCTATTTTTCAATGGTAATAATAGTGACtcgtttccttttcaaaaaaaaaaaaaaaaatagagatttACCTGTAactaaatattgatttaaatattctGCAGATTGAGGGCTGCACTTGTGGAACATTTTGATCGTAGTAACAATGTCTTGCTTTCAACATGTTATGAGCAAACATTGAAGAAGGATCCAACTTGTTGTCATTCAATGGGAAAACTTGTTCAAATGCATAGAAATGGTATGTTAATTGCAGAAAACAGTTTTCTATGACGAACTATTAAATCTCAAGGAGAGAGATTTGAGATTATAATTTGTGGCTGAATTCCTCAAATAGTAGATAGATAGTTCTGACCTTGAAAGGCTATCTTAATTGGGTATTCTGGTTTTGTTTTCCAAACGTCAATTCTTCCTCTATATTCTTTGATCATCCCAGCCAGTTTATAGAAACCTTGACATAAAATGAACGCAACGCATGGAATTCTTGGATTAGAGTTCTCACCTTGAATAACATGAATTATGTCATGGAAAGATCAAATTACTTTCACCCTATATTGATTGTTGTATGCGAAGTGTGGTTGTGATAATCTGCTTGtctattatatatttcttgaaAACCTGTTTTGGAACTATGTTTTTCTTGttgaattcattttcttattggAATTGCAGGCAATTACAATCTTGAATCTCTATTGGAAATGATAGCTTTGCACTTAGATGGTACATATCCCGAATATGATACATGGAGAGAGCTGGCTGTGTGTTTTCTGCAACTTCATCAATCTGAGGAGGATAGAGTATCAAGAGCGTGTTCAATTGGGACTGGCGGGCATAAGCTGGTGTCCTCATTGAACATTAACAGTAACATTAAGTTGTTAACTGAAAAGAACTCAAGAAACACTTGGAGATTGCGTTGTCGGTGGTGGTTGACACGCCATTTTGGCCATAAAATAACACCAGAGACTTCAGTTGTAGGTGAGCTATCAATCAATAGGATGACGGTTATGTCGTTTGGTTTATGGGATGAAAACATGTATTCGTTACATCCTATGAATGAAGATTCTTTCaatatgtaaatatttcaTGACTTTGTTGTTTGGTGTATGCAACAGGTAATTTGGAGCTGCTGACTTACAAAGCAGCATGCGGATTTCATTTGTATGgaaacaatttcaaatatgCGGTAGATGTGTACAGCCTTTTAGATGAGCAAAACTATAGgaacttgtttttgttcttaaagAGGCACATGAAGAATGCGTTTGGACTCcgttctaaattataattatgagTTTTCTTCCCAAAATCAATatcatttccatttttatgataattatttgGGTGTTTTTCCCTTTGGACTCTGTTCTAAGCTTCACGATCAGTTTCACGATCACCATTGTACTCTTCCAACCATTTGCTGTCGTAATTTAGGGTGTTTTCTTATTGCATTTTCaagtgattaaattaaaaaaaaattgtttttgataTAAATTCCAATGTGTTTGATATAGGGGTGATTATCGGTCGAAGttggttttttgaaaaaattgatcCCGAATCGACCAAAGTGTCAAACTGACCTCGAATTTGATGAGTAAGTGTCGATTGGTCAGTTTTTGTTGGATAGTTTtacacttcaaaatatttttgaaaattcttgacgtGAAACTTTTCGAAATGGTCTCCTCTCGTTTCCATCGGTTTTGTTTGGCAACACCTAAAGTAGATTTTGgaattggaaaaatgaatttataaaataatgtggTTTAGAATAATCTattaaaaccaaattttagaaattattttttttgtacgtttaataattaatctccctaatttgtttaaaacgTTTCGGTCAACACCTTCAACTATTTTCACCGAATAACATTTGATAATTGTCTACCAACATTCAACTATCATCTCCAATGACTTGCTCGTGAACCCTGAACAACTGTTTTTTATGCAATTGTCCATagcaaatttttgtttattgttttttccaCTGCTTCTGGTCAACCTTTGACGATCGcttttttgacaattttaacTAGTAAAACTTTGGGTGACTGTTTTCTGGCGACTGCTGATCAACCACCATTAATCGCTGACAGTAAACTTTTGGTAACTGTTTTTCTGGCTGTTGTTTCTTATGATCAACTTTTGGTTACTATTTTACTACAACCGTTATTGGTCGACCTCTAACAACCATTATCGATCAACTTTTGAAGAATGTTTTTATGCCAACTACTTTTTGTCGAACGTTTCTGATCAACTTTCTTGTATTGTTTTCCCTACAATCGTTGTTGGCTAACCTTTGACAACTACTTTTAGTATCCAATATTAACAATCTTTTGACTACTATGTTTCAATAATTGTTGCTAACCTACTTTCAACAACCGTTTTTCGATGGTCGTTGTCAGTCAGCCTCAAAACCCGTACTACCGTCAACCTCTAGCCATCATTTTCTAGCATTGCCAATTGCCAACATTTTTCGATTGCTTTTCACAGTCGTGGTTGGCCAACTTTTGTCGACCGTTTTTTAGTGACTGTTGTTGGTTAACTTTTATCGATCGTTGTCAACCAATTTTGGACGACCATTTTTTAATGATCATTGCCCAATTACTTTTGTGATTTGTCAACCATTTTTGGAGACCGTTGCTAGCCAATTTTAATTGACTGTTTTTCGATAACAGTTGCTAGCCAACTATTGATGATTGTTTTTCGATGGTCTTTGTTGACTAACTTTTGTCTATCGTTGTTCGATGACTCTTATCAGTCAATTTTCATTGACCGTTATCCACGAACTTTCATGAATTTTTCAGTGACAGTTGGTGGTCAACCTTCATCGACaatctttttataataattgcTAGTCAACTACTGACGATCATTTTTTTAGTGATCGTTGCCAACCAACTTTTTTTCATCGTTGTTTGGTGACTATTGTTGGTCAACTTTATTTGACCGTTTTTCGTAATCGTTACCTAAATGCCTGTTGACTTTTGTTGATCGCTTTTCGATGACTGTTGTCGGCTTACTTTCGTCGACCATTTTTTGGTGACCATTACCAATCAACTTTCGTGGATTGTTTTTCCATAACTATTATTAACCAACTGTGCCAACAATCATTTTTGGTGATTGTTGCCAATTAACTTCCAACCATTATCGTCAACCTCTGATTATCATTTCACAATTAATGTTCTGAACCACCTCCAACCACCATCCTCCACGATCGTTACCGAAGTTCTATCAAAATCTCAACAgacaaattcttttattataattttaaattatatatatatatatatataaaactttggtctataacaaatcaaacaaatttttatctaaaaacaCTCTTGGAAAGAAGAGTTGCTAAGCAcatgtgtttttctttcaaggagttttgagagaaaaaatatatataaataaaaatgcattttttgaGGACCATTGTTGGAGATCATGGTTAGCCATTGGAGAAGCAATTTTCAGCCCACAAGTAATATACTCATCTTTTGGAGTGAAGGTAAATGGGACCATTGTTGGAGGACTTGTGTTTCCCTTGCGGaggattttgaaaaaacatttttccGTCCCAAGAAATCAATAATAGGGTTTAGAAGACCATAACCAACACAAAAGTGGGAGAAGGCTTAAGAACTAAACCataatcaaatccaaaatcATAGTTTAAGCAACTAAACTCCATGAAACTATTGGAAGCATATACAATTGTATTACTTCAATTGCAATTTCAATCTGAAGCTGTCCCATTTACAAATGTGACCATCAACAATCTAACACTATTGATGATGAATCACATAATCCTGCAAAGACCCACAATCTTCCAAATTCATCAAGTGTACATAATTTGAACAATGTGCCTTAATTACCAAGTCAGTACAGCACgaaagataaaagagaaataagtCTGTACAATGTATTATAAATACAACAGGATCCATATTCTGGAAGCCAACAAATAAATGAGCTGGACAGTTACCTTATAagtcatatatttatatttatatgcaAGTACATATACAAAAGTCAACAAAAGATCAGCTAACTGCATTGATAGATAGATGAGGAGTTGTAAGGAACAAGATTCAAGAGCCTCTTCATTTAAACAAAGCTCTGATCGTCATCGTTCCTTTCTATCAGTCGCCAGTGCTTCTGATTTGCAGATGGGACAGACATTCTTGACAAGCAGCCACTTCTTTAAGCAACTTGCATGGTATTCGTGTCCGCAATAGAGGGTTCCAACTTTCTCAAGGTTCTGATAGTGGTCCTGTTAAAccaatgtaattttttatgaGGACCACCCAGCTTGCAAGATGAAACTCAAAATCAGAGATCTAAACAAGACAAGGCACTTTATCTTTTACCTGGCAAATGATACAGTAATCGACATCCTGATCCAAATTTGAaccctcctcctcctcctcctcctccagATTAACGACCGTTGTAGATGCTATATAGCTCCTTGTCTTTAATTGTGTTTTAATGATTTCCTCTGTTAATCCGGTGCTGACATTACCGATTCGCTCCCCTAAAGCGAGAAGTTCCTGCATAAGTCATTTTGCATGTCAACGCTTGATATAgagtaaaaagttaaaaccaaCAATACACAGCAATCTGTTATTTACCCTGTATTTGATTTAAATCCATGCACCATAATAAATCAACATATTAAGTCACTGTAGCAGCTAAGTAGCATGAAGATTAATGTGAGTCACACAGTAAcatgacattttaaagttAAGGTATGAAGACAAAGCAAGTGCTTTCAATGCGCTTGCCCACAGCTAGAGGTAAGACATGCCTCCTGGTTGCTTGAGTGTCATTCAAGGACGGACAGCAGCTACGCCAAAGCATCACCATCTTCACCTTCCTACTACCAAACCATTCATTCATTAGGCTGCATGCACTTATCCACATGATGATTTGCATGTTTTAGccaaaatatatctttttcatatatctcTTCTCCAATCCTTTGCCTTTTCCTTACCTCTTCAACTTCAGCTAATCAGCTTTTGATTTTAACCCAGCGAtatctttcttcaattttccatCTTCCTTTGTCAATTTGAACCTTCAATTTAGTTCagcaatttctttcttctttgttcttcaaTACTTGCTGCTGcttagaattaaaatttctaaGGTTCAAATTCCAATTTgacttttgaagttttggtTTTCTGCTTTAACCCTTGAACTTCAAAACATTATATTTAAGTCTGCGACCTTTGGGTTTGTTGGAAGGTAAACTATATTGGTCCTTCACAAGGATATCTATCAATAGcgattaatgaaaatgaagggtACAAAAGAAATAGCTATTTATGTGAAGTTTGAGGAGTGAAGACTATaacaaaccaaataatttaaagttgaaagacACAAAACAAATAGTCTGAGTTCAACACAgtatttgagagagagatttgAATCTCAAACTTCTTGGTAGGCTATATATGTAACCAATTGAGCTACCACAACGATGGTGTACATAGATCAAATTATTTCGTGGACTGGATTTTACTTGACTATGGCTCCATTGCGTGTGCTCATACTTCAATCGAaatttggaaaacaaagcAAATATGTACGTACAATAGTTCAaagaccaaaataaaaattgtacctttgaataataataagtcTCGCTTAGTTACAAGTATAACTACATATGCCTAGTTATGTAATGTCATAAAACAAGAATTTTGAGCTAGAAGAAAGAggttcaattattttaatgcaaaatttactacttttcaCTCAAGTAACTTTAATGTCTACatgtacaaaaataataatttaaaaatctaaaattctGGCTAAAGTATGGAGTATCAGTGCGTTCAGTACATCTTcagaattataattaataacgTACCTCGTAAGACATATCCTCTATATCCAATCGCATGTCCCTGTGATGGTCAACTAAATTCCCCACTTCGTATAAATCTGGAATTTCCAGTAATGCAACCTCCTGCAAATACCAGTTTGCTCATTCGTAAGCTACTTCTAACTAAAGAAAGGCATGAACGTTGATGGTGTAAAACTATAAACAATGCCACAATGGGATAAAACctgagaagaaagaagtggTATATAAGGGAAAGAAGTATTACATCAGCCTGCAAGAATCTCAACTGAGGAATGCTATGATGTCTAGTTGTAGTGTCAGCAGCAACACTTGCTCGTGGAATCCGGTGCAGTCCATGACCAGTAGGTGCAACTGCTCCTGGTTGCCTACGCCCTATCTCCAGACTATGAGGATTCATGGTTCCATATGAAGAATTCAAAGGAAATCCATATGAAGCTGCTGTCACTTGGGGGTAGAACTGGAAATTATGACCTCTAATTCTTTGCACAACTGCAGACGGGTGGTTGTGAATGTGGTGGCCATGGTTAACAGAAGGATGTTGGATATTTCTAGAATTCCTGTTCCCGGCCGTTTCATGATATCTATGCACACCCAAATTCATTGTTTCCAACAAACCTCCATTTGTATTAGTTCCTACAGGATATTAAAACAGCTGGCTTACGTAAGAGAACTTTACACCTCAGTAATGTATTATGTGTACATAAACATATACACCTGGTGAGTCACCAATTATTTGCACAATCAAAAGCCATCGCATAAACTTTCTGATACACGATCTCTAAAGTTCATAACCATTAGA
This is a stretch of genomic DNA from Cucumis sativus cultivar 9930 chromosome 4, Cucumber_9930_V3, whole genome shotgun sequence. It encodes these proteins:
- the LOC101205883 gene encoding probable E3 ubiquitin-protein ligase ZFP1; this encodes MRQRMPRTSQMVDLEMDRQGQNYLHAEPSVILPGTSNFPQHGMQSMVTASGNAPNPETHYLPDPYDVSMLHGLNQYGSVQHHHSLGLSTAAPGNYYYSYITPPSSNGLLPAPLNHNVTDQLPSSSNYGIQTSSNGYGRNTYFVDEISDPRKRKITEGIPGNVQHLNGLASTSSSMHLSNSRLPDEVAMVGASSFPPPQSRWSGPRNSARAGSSGTRRDSILPPDHNHSTIGNNRGQHLQPTNSSFWLDQHLQANCGNGSASSWNQTSTAPFMHGTNTNGGLLETMNLGVHRYHETAGNRNSRNIQHPSVNHGHHIHNHPSAVVQRIRGHNFQFYPQVTAASYGFPLNSSYGTMNPHSLEIGRRQPGAVAPTGHGLHRIPRASVAADTTTRHHSIPQLRFLQADEVALLEIPDLYEVGNLVDHHRDMRLDIEDMSYEELLALGERIGNVSTGLTEEIIKTQLKTRSYIASTTVVNLEEEEEEEGSNLDQDVDYCIICQDHYQNLEKVGTLYCGHEYHASCLKKWLLVKNVCPICKSEALATDRKER